Proteins encoded in a region of the Isosphaeraceae bacterium EP7 genome:
- a CDS encoding DUF3592 domain-containing protein, translated as MVGLRVAIAAIGVAIHVVGLSLARRSFRLSTSGIRTVATVVASEGDGESVPEMTVEFEGRFAGECRRVILVFGSGGPSVGEAMEILYDPNDPDLACGASWSQLWLLPVLCASLGIIVVVVACIGNPGGE; from the coding sequence ATGGTTGGACTTCGCGTCGCGATTGCGGCCATTGGCGTGGCGATCCACGTCGTCGGCCTGTCCCTGGCCAGGCGATCCTTCCGACTCTCGACATCGGGCATCCGGACCGTCGCGACCGTGGTGGCCTCCGAAGGCGACGGAGAGAGCGTCCCCGAGATGACCGTGGAGTTTGAAGGTCGGTTTGCCGGGGAGTGTCGTCGGGTGATATTGGTCTTCGGCAGCGGGGGGCCATCGGTCGGAGAGGCGATGGAGATCCTCTACGACCCGAATGACCCCGACCTTGCCTGCGGTGCGTCCTGGTCGCAGCTCTGGTTGCTGCCTGTCTTGTGCGCAAGTCTCGGCATCATCGTCGTGGTGGTGGCCTGCATCGGGAATCCAGGCGGCGAGTAG
- a CDS encoding ester cyclase translates to MSDNAAIVRQFVDEVLNQGDFDGLGRFMREDVVQHVPFPGRDPGLSGFQEMLRSARVAFPDLQWSVEEQMVDGDRVLTRFVWTGTQLGPFLGVPATGRKVTVSGMALDRLNDGKITETRFLMDTFGLMTQLGALPAGQ, encoded by the coding sequence ATGTCCGACAACGCGGCGATCGTCCGTCAATTCGTCGACGAGGTCCTGAATCAGGGGGACTTCGACGGTCTGGGCCGGTTCATGAGGGAGGACGTGGTCCAGCACGTTCCCTTCCCGGGTCGAGATCCCGGCCTATCAGGCTTTCAGGAAATGTTGAGAAGCGCCCGGGTCGCGTTCCCCGACCTCCAGTGGTCCGTCGAGGAGCAAATGGTCGACGGCGACCGTGTGCTCACCCGGTTCGTATGGACCGGAACCCAACTCGGGCCATTCCTCGGTGTGCCGGCCACGGGTCGCAAGGTCACGGTGTCGGGCATGGCCCTCGACCGGCTGAACGACGGGAAAATCACGGAGACCCGGTTCCTTATGGATACGTTCGGCCTGATGACACAGTTGGGGGCACTTCCCGCGGGGCAATGA
- a CDS encoding glycosyl hydrolase family 38 gives MDTPHEPEVASNPEITPEVIEEPIAEVVDEPTPANRRTFVILIPGDGREPAADLSERDARQAWVAASAPWHPALLSLAGWLPRHEEFDYPPAPSTGEIWLVPAGAADKLPSGYQSQAADLGVPIVAVGEDRLATVAEILFLLGEPRSKNLEDPTAADYLALGASRRWLRDLTSAMGHSDGLDLDNLWREVSAGARAWAAGDPAASVNRLRASFEMLTQARERFYPVDAYLLDICLLDPATRPESVEALLQSRAPLTLLATGKSIESLAEKRPEGMERIREAITDGRLDIVGGAYSETEEPLLPLESVLWQFRKGGEAYRANLDDRNVETLARRRFGLYPQLVQVAKRFGFRFAVHMGFDAGSFPQRHEAKRLWEAPDGTTLEALTRTPIGADREAQGAHLPWRLATSMKEDHVATLPMVHWPEPLSGWYADLRRVAAYSPVLARLVTLNDYFHLTDRPFETFRPDLDDYIFPYLAQAVARRDPAPISGLAAHTRLRARFDSIRWLDSLVLALTSNPSVPEGTPIDRIEDDLETGRLDETRASLALREPDSLAAAARAIVGPVPAEGARPGYLILNPLATPRRVAVQLPEADADLRPTGPLRAAQFTDEGVLAVVELAGFGYAWVSRATDATLPPPPIGVLSAKARVLKNETLEVTIDEASGGIRGIKAAGDASARIGQQLVINGLRDANGEAAASKMVSDFFEVDYAGPALVQAISKGKLLDPAGKTLARFTQRFRLWAGRPVLDLDVTLSDIDADLLTKLADADPWAHSISCRWAWADSESSLRRTSLISAEPTRVERPETPDAFDITSQRRRTAILLGGLAHHRRHGARMLDTLLVTGRETAREFRLGVVLDLEEPFSAAQDMVTPPYVIPVENIPRTGPVGWFFQVDSPSVMVTSVTPARRPEGEPPLALVFHLVETAGRSIRCRLRTFRNPISARQVDYHDESIVDLSIEGDSVLVDLTPNEIARIEVTLG, from the coding sequence ATGGACACGCCGCACGAGCCCGAAGTCGCCTCGAACCCCGAGATCACGCCCGAGGTGATCGAAGAGCCGATCGCGGAGGTGGTCGACGAACCGACGCCCGCCAACCGGCGCACGTTCGTCATCCTCATTCCCGGCGACGGCCGCGAGCCGGCCGCCGACCTCTCCGAGCGCGACGCTCGCCAGGCCTGGGTCGCCGCGTCGGCCCCCTGGCATCCGGCGCTCCTCTCGCTGGCCGGCTGGCTCCCCCGTCACGAAGAGTTCGACTATCCCCCCGCCCCGTCGACCGGCGAAATCTGGCTCGTCCCGGCAGGCGCCGCCGACAAGCTCCCGTCGGGCTACCAGTCGCAGGCCGCCGACCTCGGCGTGCCAATCGTCGCCGTGGGCGAAGACCGCCTCGCCACGGTGGCCGAGATCCTGTTCCTGCTCGGTGAGCCCCGGTCGAAAAATCTGGAAGACCCGACGGCCGCCGATTATCTCGCGCTCGGGGCCTCGCGACGCTGGCTGCGCGACCTGACCTCGGCGATGGGCCACTCCGACGGGCTCGACCTCGACAACCTCTGGCGCGAGGTTTCCGCGGGCGCCAGGGCCTGGGCCGCCGGCGATCCGGCCGCCTCCGTGAACCGCCTCCGCGCCTCCTTCGAGATGCTGACGCAGGCCCGTGAGCGGTTCTACCCGGTCGACGCCTACCTGCTCGACATCTGCCTGCTCGATCCGGCCACCCGCCCCGAGTCCGTCGAGGCCCTGCTCCAGTCGCGGGCCCCCCTGACCCTGCTCGCGACCGGCAAGTCGATCGAATCGCTCGCCGAGAAGCGACCCGAAGGGATGGAACGCATCCGCGAGGCCATCACCGACGGCCGCCTCGACATCGTCGGCGGTGCCTACAGCGAGACCGAGGAACCCCTCCTGCCCCTAGAGTCGGTCCTCTGGCAGTTCCGCAAAGGGGGCGAGGCCTACCGCGCGAACCTGGACGACCGCAACGTCGAGACCCTGGCCCGCCGCCGGTTCGGCCTCTACCCGCAGCTCGTCCAGGTGGCCAAGCGATTCGGCTTCAGGTTCGCCGTCCACATGGGCTTCGACGCCGGTTCCTTCCCCCAGCGGCACGAGGCCAAGCGGCTCTGGGAAGCCCCCGACGGCACGACCCTGGAAGCCCTGACCCGCACGCCGATCGGCGCCGACCGCGAGGCTCAAGGGGCGCATCTCCCCTGGCGCCTGGCCACGTCCATGAAGGAAGACCACGTTGCCACCCTGCCGATGGTCCACTGGCCCGAGCCCCTCTCCGGATGGTACGCCGACCTCCGCCGGGTCGCGGCCTACTCCCCGGTCCTGGCCCGCCTGGTCACCCTGAATGACTATTTCCACCTGACCGACCGGCCGTTCGAGACCTTCCGCCCCGACCTCGATGACTACATCTTCCCCTACCTCGCCCAGGCCGTCGCCCGCCGAGACCCCGCCCCGATTTCAGGCCTGGCCGCCCACACCCGCCTCCGCGCCCGATTCGACTCGATCCGCTGGCTCGACTCCCTCGTCCTCGCTCTGACCTCGAACCCGAGCGTGCCCGAGGGGACGCCCATCGACCGGATCGAGGACGACCTCGAAACCGGCCGCCTCGACGAGACCCGAGCCTCCCTCGCCCTCCGCGAGCCCGACTCCCTGGCCGCCGCCGCTCGCGCCATCGTCGGGCCGGTCCCCGCCGAGGGGGCCCGCCCTGGATATCTGATCCTCAACCCGTTGGCCACGCCCCGCAGAGTCGCCGTCCAGCTCCCCGAGGCCGACGCCGACCTGCGCCCGACCGGCCCTCTGCGCGCTGCCCAGTTCACCGACGAAGGGGTCCTCGCCGTCGTCGAGCTCGCCGGCTTCGGCTACGCCTGGGTCTCTCGCGCCACCGACGCCACCCTCCCCCCGCCTCCCATCGGCGTCCTCTCGGCGAAGGCCCGCGTCCTCAAGAACGAGACGCTCGAGGTCACCATCGACGAGGCCTCCGGCGGGATCCGCGGGATCAAGGCCGCCGGCGACGCCTCCGCTCGGATCGGTCAGCAGCTCGTCATCAACGGACTGCGGGACGCGAACGGCGAGGCCGCCGCATCGAAGATGGTTTCCGACTTCTTCGAGGTTGACTACGCTGGCCCAGCCCTGGTCCAGGCGATCAGCAAGGGGAAGCTCCTCGACCCCGCCGGCAAAACCCTCGCCCGCTTCACCCAGCGCTTCCGCCTCTGGGCAGGCCGGCCGGTCCTCGACCTCGACGTCACCCTCTCCGACATCGACGCCGACCTGCTCACGAAGCTGGCCGACGCCGACCCCTGGGCCCACTCGATCTCCTGCCGCTGGGCCTGGGCCGATTCCGAATCGTCCCTGCGCCGGACCAGCCTGATCTCCGCCGAGCCGACCCGGGTCGAACGCCCCGAGACGCCCGACGCATTCGACATCACCAGTCAGAGGCGCCGCACGGCGATCCTCTTAGGCGGCCTGGCCCACCACCGACGCCATGGCGCCCGGATGCTCGACACCCTGCTCGTCACGGGCCGCGAGACCGCCCGCGAATTCCGCCTGGGCGTGGTCCTCGACCTCGAAGAACCGTTCTCGGCGGCCCAGGACATGGTCACGCCTCCCTACGTGATCCCGGTCGAGAACATTCCCCGGACCGGCCCCGTCGGCTGGTTCTTCCAGGTCGACAGCCCCTCCGTCATGGTCACGAGCGTCACCCCCGCCCGTCGCCCCGAAGGCGAGCCCCCCCTGGCCCTCGTCTTCCACCTCGTCGAGACTGCCGGCCGTTCGATCCGCTGCCGCCTCCGCACCTTCCGCAACCCCATCTCGGCCCGGCAGGTCGACTATCACGACGAGTCCATCGTCGACCTCTCCATCGAGGGCGACTCCGTCCTGGTCGACCTCACCCCCAACGAGATCGCCCGCATCGAGGTCACTCTCGGATAA
- a CDS encoding YceH family protein — MDSANQSPSQPDRPPLSSRERRVLGVLVEKQKTTPEYYPMTINAIVTACNQKSNRDPVTNFDADDAEEILQGLRKKGATTQVEGSGRTVKWKHDLYEWLGLKHKPNEMAILAELMLRGAQTEGDLRARASRMMNPVPDMAGLQAVLEDLIARGLVVQLSPPGTRRGVVVMHALGKPEELERARQIQANAPVDNIDDAPPPRASSARPETGASAGGGWAAEAASLRAEIETLKNAVNTLTEEVRELKAALGA, encoded by the coding sequence ATGGACTCAGCAAACCAGAGCCCGAGCCAGCCCGATCGACCGCCCCTATCGTCCCGCGAGCGACGGGTGCTGGGCGTGCTCGTCGAGAAGCAGAAGACGACGCCCGAATATTACCCGATGACCATCAACGCCATCGTCACGGCGTGCAACCAGAAGTCGAACCGCGACCCCGTCACCAACTTCGACGCCGACGACGCCGAAGAGATCCTCCAGGGCCTCCGCAAGAAGGGGGCAACCACCCAGGTCGAGGGGTCGGGCCGGACCGTCAAGTGGAAGCACGACCTCTACGAGTGGCTGGGCCTGAAGCACAAGCCCAACGAGATGGCCATCCTCGCCGAGCTGATGCTGCGGGGCGCCCAGACCGAGGGCGACTTGCGGGCGCGGGCCTCGCGGATGATGAACCCGGTCCCCGACATGGCCGGCCTGCAAGCGGTGCTCGAAGACCTGATCGCCCGCGGGCTCGTCGTGCAGCTCTCCCCCCCCGGCACGCGCCGGGGCGTGGTCGTCATGCACGCGCTCGGCAAGCCCGAGGAGCTGGAACGCGCCCGCCAGATTCAGGCCAATGCCCCGGTCGACAACATCGACGACGCTCCGCCGCCACGCGCCTCGTCGGCCAGGCCTGAAACCGGAGCGAGCGCCGGCGGCGGCTGGGCGGCCGAGGCGGCGTCGCTGCGGGCCGAGATCGAGACCCTGAAAAACGCGGTGAATACCCTCACCGAAGAAGTCCGCGAGCTGAAAGCGGCGCTGGGAGCCTGA